The genomic region TACTCAAACAGGCAGAGCCGTTCCGGCTGCGGGTTCTCGGGCTTGATGGATTCCGTGGTTATGGAGCCGTCCTTCTGGATCTCGCAGATGATGACTTCGCCGTTTTCGACATCGCGAATATATTTCGCACCGATGATATCGAGGGCGCAGGTTTCCGAGCAGAAGATAGGCTTGCCATCAAGCTCGCCCATGACGAGCGGACGGATGCCGATGGGATCGCGCGCGGCGATCAGTTTTGTGCGGGTCAGCGCCAGCATGGCATAGCCGCCTTCGACCTGCCGGATGGCATCGACGAAACGGTCGGAGGAGGATGAGTGGCGCGAGCGGGCAATCATATGCAGCACGACTTCGGTGTCGGAGGTCGCCTGGAAGATCGCGCCCGAAGCGATCAACTGCTTGCGCAGCGTAATGCCGTTGGTGAAGTTGCCGTTGTGGGCAATGGCGATGCCGCCGACTTCCAGTTCCGCGAACAATGGCTGCACGTTGCGCAGGATCGTCTCGCCGGTGGTGGAATAGCGCACATGGCCGATGGCGCGGTCGCCCGGCAGGCGGTTCAGCGTTGCCGCGTCGGTGAAATGATCGCCGACGAGGCCCATGTGGCGTTCGGAATGAAAACGGCGGTTGTGATAGGAAACAATGCCGGCGGCTTCCTGCCCGCGATGCTGGAGGGCATGCAGGCCCAGCGCCGTCAGCGCGGCAGCGTCCTCGTGGCCAAGAATGCCAAATACGCCGCACTCTTCATGCAGGGTATCTTCATCCAGCATGAAGGAGGCATTTTCAGAAGAATGGCTGGTCATTGCCGCAAGGCCTTTCGATTGCAGAGGCAACTAAAGCATGTTCCGGAAAAGGGAAAACCGGTTTTCCGATTTACGACATGCGTAAAGACTTCAGGCGCCTCTCTATCACAAGATGGCTTTTTGTTAAAAGCGAAGAGTTCATCGATGCGTCGATATGATCTCATGAACATCAGTATCGCATGACGCTCACGAATAATCTCGCAAATTCCCGCCTGAAATATGATCGCGGATGCAAAATGACAATGTCTGAACGTCGATATGGCTGTTTTGCATTGACCATGTTTATTTCCGGAATTGAAAAAGCCGTCAGCGGGGCTGGCGGCTTCTCCATATCTCGGAACGGCTTATTGCTGTGCAGGCGTATCGTCCGGAACCGGCGCTTCTTCCTGCTCGCCGGAAGCGGGAGCAGTCTGTTGAGGCTTGAATTTTTCAATCATCTGGTCGGGATTTGCTGGCAGAAGGTCGATCAATTGTTGGCCGAACGAATCGAGCATCGGCTTTGATTTCGCATTCGTTACCCAAGCTGGCTGGTTTGTCGGGACGAGCCAGTTGAAGAACAGCATGGCGACGACAACGAGAAGCACCCCGCGTACACCGCCAAACAGAAAGCCAAGCGTGCGGTCGAGTGCACCGATACGGCTATCGATGATGAAATCGGCGATCTTCATCGTAATCAATGACACGACAATCAACACCACGAGGAAAACCGCGCCAGCGGCTGCAATCTTCGCGATGGTTTCGTTGTTGATATACGGTTGTACGAAAGGCAGAACTGGTTGGTAGAATAGATAAGCTGCAGCGGCAGCCGCAGCCCATGACACCAGCGACAGCACCTCGCGGGAAAAACCGCGCACCATCGCCAGAATGGCTGAAACCAGCGTTATCCCGAGCAGAATTCCATCAAGCATGGTTATCGGCATTCTGGCCTGTCCTCAGTTATTATGCGCAAAATGATCCATGCGCAGGGCAGTCAAAGATGCTGAAGTTTATCACCGGAAGGTTGACAGATTCTTCCAGTCATAAAACTCCAGATTTATTGCTTCTTTCCGGAGCCTGAAGCCGCGATGCGCGCAACAAGATCGGGCAAGGCGGAAGTTTCCATGAGGCGGAAGCTGCGATCTTTCCAGAGTTCGCCACTGCCACCGGGCACTTCTGCCTGCCGGAAGCCGAGTTTCTCCGCTTCCTTGAGCCTCTGTACCGCATGCGTTACCGCACGAACAGCACCGGAAAGGCTGATTTCGCCGAAATAAACACAATCTGGCGGAAGGGCAATACCGGCCATGGATGAAACAAGTGCAGCAGCCACAGCTATATCCGCAGCAGGCTCGCTGATACGATAACCGCCCGCAACATTCAGGTAGACATCGTGCTGGCCGAAACGAACGCCGCAATGCGATTCGAGAACGGCGAGGATCATGGCAAGCCGTCCGCCATCCCAGCCGACGACCGCACGGCGGGGGGTGCCGAGCGAGGAGGGGGCAACAAGCGCCTGTATTTCCACCAGGACCGGACGCGTGCCTTCCATGCCGGCGAAGACCGCCGCACCCGGAGCCTTCGCATTGCGCTCACCAAGGAAGAGTTCGGACGGGTTGGACACTTCGCGCAGGCCCCCGTCGGACATCTCGAAGACGCCGATCTCGTCGGTCGGACCGAAACGGTTCTTCACCGTGCGCAGGATGCGGTAGTGATGCCCGCCTTCGCCTTCGAAATAGAGAACGCCATCGACCATATGTTCTACCACACGAGGCCCGGCGATCTGGCCTTCCTTGGTGACATGGCCCACAAGCACCACAGCGGCGCCCGTCTGCTTGGCATAGCGGATCAGCGCCTGCGCGGAGGAACGCACCTGCGTCACGGTTCCCGGTGCGGAATCCGCCATGTCGGTCCACAGCGTCTGGATCGAATCGATGATGACGAGATCGGGCCGTTTGGTGTCTGAAATGGTGGCGATAATGTCCTCGACATTGGTTTCGGCGGCAAGCTCCACCGCTGACGATGCCACACCCAGACGCTGCGCGCGCAGCCTGATCTGGGCGACGGCTTCTTCGCCCGAAACATAAACGATGCGATGGCCGCGATTGGAAAGGGCGGCGGCTGCCTGCGTCAGCAAGGTGGATTTGCCGATCCCAGGATCGCCGCCGATGAGAAGAGCGGAACCGCGCACGAAACCGCCGCCTGTCACGCGGTCAAGCTCGCTTATGCCGGAAATGATGCGTGGCGCGTCTTCTATGTCGCCGGAGAGCGAGGTCAGCGCCACGGCGCGTCCCTTGCGCTTGGACAACATGGCGCCGGGTCCGGAGCCGATGCCGCTATTGGTGCCTTCCTCGACAAGCGTGTTCCACTCGCCGCAGGAGTCGCACTTGCCCGCCCAGCGCGAATGGACCGTGCCACAGTTCTGGCAGATGAATTGAACGCGCGCCTTGGCCATCAGACGCGTCCTTTGACTTGGGAAAACTTATTCATACTGCTCCGGCAGATAAGAACCCTCGGCCAGATCTGCAAATCGCGTGAATTCAGACTGGAAGGCGAGTTTGACGGTGCCGGTCGGACCATGACGCTGCTTGGCGATAATCACGTCGGCGGTGCCGCGCACCTTTTCGAAATGCTGCTTCCATTCCTCGTATTTCGGATCGAACTCGTCACGCGGCTCGAGGTTCTTGACGTAATATTCCTCACGGAACACGAAGAGCACCACGTCGGCGTCCTGCTCGATGGAGCCCGATTCACGAAGGTCGGAGAGCTGGGGGCGCTTGTCGTCGCGGCTTTCCACCTGACGGGAGAGCTGTGAGAGCGCGATGATGGGAACGTTGAGTTCCTTGCCCAGCGCCTTGAGGCCGGTAGTGATTTCCGTGATTTCCTGCACGCGGTTCTGTGCGGAAGCTTTCGATGAGCCGGTCATCAGCTGCACATAGTCGATGACGAGAACGTCGAGGCCGCGCTGGCGCTTCAGGCGACGCGCGCGTGCTGCAAGCTGGGCGATCGAGATACCGCCGGTCTGATCGATATACAGCGGGATTTTCTGCATCACCTGCGAGCACGCGACCAGCTTTTCGAAATCGGTTTCGGTGATGTCACCGCGGCGGATTTTCGAGGAGGAAACCTCCGTCTGCTCGGAAATGATACGGGTTGCGAGCTGTTCCGCCGACATTTCGAGCGAGAAGAACCCGACGACACCGCCATTGACGGCCTTCATCGAGCCGTCGGCCTGCTGTTCGCCTTCATAGGCGTTGGCGATGTTGAAGGCGATATTGGTGGCAAGCGAGGTCTTGCCCATGCCCGGACGACCAGCGAGGATGATCAAGTCCGAGGGTTGCAAGCCGCCCATCTTGGCGTCAAGCGAATGAATGCCGGTCGAAACGCCGGAAAGATGGCCATCGCGCATGAAAGCGGCGTTGGCCATGTCCACGGCAGTCGTCACCGCGTCCTTGAAGGGCAGGAAGCCACCGTCATACCGTCCCGTCTCCGCCAGTTCGAACAGGCGTCGCTCGGCATCTTCGATCTGTTCCTGCGGCGCCATGTCAACCGGCGCGTCATAGGCAACGTTCACCATGTCTTCGCCGATGCCGATCAGCGCGCGGCGCGTCGCCAGATCGTAAATCGCACGACCATAGTCTTCGGCGTTGATGATGGTGACGGCTTCGGTGGCGAGGCGCGTCACATACTGGAATATGGTGAGATCGCCCACCTTGCCTTCGGTGGGCAGGAAGGTCTTCATCGTCACCGGATTGGCCATCTTGCCAACGCGGATGAGATCGGTGGTGATCTCATAGATGCGACGATGCAGCGGCTCGAAGAAATGGGTAGGCTTCAGGAAGTCCGATACCCGGTAAAACGCATCATTATTGATCAGAATGGCGCCGAGCAGCGCCTGTTCCGCTTCAATATTGTGGGGTGCTTCGCGATAGAGCGCGTCTTTCTGCTCCCGCGCGTCGTCGAGTTTGCGTACCGCCGCTTCCGCCATGATTCCAAATCCTGTCCCTGATGCAACCAGCTAGCCCTCAAGCGATGCCAAACGCAACGAAGCTTCGGGTGATTCCAGCTGGAAGAGACAAGCTATACCATGATTCACACTGATCCACAGTTTCGATCTCGGTTTTGTCAGTCCGCTGTTGACGCGGACCGACTCTCCGATTGGCGGGAATGGTTTCAGGCGTTCATACTTTTCTTGACCGCCCGCACCTCGCTATTGGCTCCCTTGGGAGCACTGTCGAGACGTTTAAGGCGTTTTTCTTCGGCCTCGATATAGTTGCGGGTCAGCGGAACAGATTCCTGCTTGTGGGCGATCTGGATGTGGAACACCATCATGTTCTGCCAGCGGAACGCGCTTTCCGATGCGGCCAGATAGAATTCCCACATCCGGCAGAAGCGCTCGTCATAAAGCGCTTTGGCCTTGTCGCGATTGGCCATGAACGCCTCTCGCCATGCTTTCAGTGTTTCGGCGTAATGCAGCCGCAGGATTTCTATGTCGGTGACATAGAGTCCAGCTTTCTCGATATGCGGCAGAACTTCCGAAAGCGCCGGAATATAACCGCCGGGGAAGATATATTTGCGGATGAATGGATTGGTCGCACCCGGCCCATCGGCCCGTCCGATGGCGTGCAGCAGAAAAACACCATCCGGCTTCATCAGCCGCGCGACATGCTGGAAATATTCAGCGAAATGCCCCACGCCGACATGTTCGAACATGCCCACCGAAACAAGCCTGTCAAACTTGTCGTCGATGTTGCGATAATCGGTCAGCTCGAATTTCGCCCTGTCGGCCAGCCCCTCATCCCTTGCGCGCTGGTTGGCGATGGCGTGCTGCTCTTCGGACAAGGTTACGCCTGTGACATTGGCCTTGAGGTGGCGAGCCAGATAAAGCCCCATGCCGCCCCAGCCGCAGCCGATATCGAGAACCTTGTCGCCCTCCTTTACCAGCATCTTGGCGGCGATGTGGCGTTTCTTGGCGAGCTGCGCTTCGGCAAGCGTGGCGTTCGGCGGATCGAAATAGGCGCAGGAATACTGCTTGTCGGGATCGAGAAACAGGTCGTAAAGCTCGCCCGAGAGATCGTAGTGACTTTTGATATTGCTCGACGAACGCGAAATCGTGTTCATCTGCTGGAAGCGGCGGAAGAGCACGCGCAGTTTTCCGGCGGCTTTCATCCATGGCTCGGTCGCTGCCGTCGGCCCGGTGTTTTCGAACACCACCTGAAGCAGCGTATAGATATCGCCTTCCAGGAAATCGATCTCGCCATCCATGAAACATTCGGCAAGCTTCAGTTCCGGGTCGAGCGCAACGGCGCGCTCGGCGTGCTTGGTCTTGAACTGAACATGAACCGGCGCGCCGGTCTTGTCGCCATACTGAAATCGCGACCCCTCCGAATCGGTGACCGTCAGGTCACCGGTTTTAATCATATGCGAAAGAACAGTACGCAACATTCCATACATCGGCCCCATCTCCTCTCCAGGATTGAAGCGAGTGCACGTCCATGCGTTTGCATGGCAGGCGGCGGTGCAAGGTATCAGAGCCGCTCTGTCATCAGATTTCAGGCAATATCCCAGTCGGTCAATCGGCCTTGGGAAAGCCCAAGCAACGCAGACGTTTCCGTCGGCACCCTCTGCAATCCAACACTAATGAACAGAATAGGGAGTTTTACCGATCTGAAAAGAGAAAATGCCCGGCGAAGGCCGCCGGGCATGATCATATAAAGTTTACCACGATGGGAATGAGCGACGCTTGGCCGGGCATTCCCACGGATAATAGGTGGCTAATTAAGCCTGATCTTCAGCTTCGTCTTCGTCGTCGAAAACTTCTTCCGACAGAGGCTGTTCTTCGATGCCGTAGATGGCTTCGATCGAGGTCAGGTCTTCACCCTTTGCCTGACGTTCGGCTTCTTCAGTCGAACGGGCGATGTTGACGGTTACCTGAACCTGAACTTCCGGATGCAGCGAAATCGAGACTTCGTGCAGGCCGATCGTCTTGATCGGGTGGTTCAGTTCAACCTGGTTGCGGTGCAGGGTAAAGCCGTTGGCCGAAATGATTTCGGCAATGTCACGGGTCGAAACGGAACCGTAGAGCTGGCCGGTTTCACCAGCCGAACGCACGACGATGAAGCTTTCGCCATTGAGCTTTTCAGCAACGGCACTGGCTTCGTTCTTGCGTTCCAGGTTCTGGGCTTCGAGCTGGGCGCGCTGGCCTTCGAACTTCTTCTTGTTGGCTTCGTTGGCACGAAGAGCCTTGCCCTGCGGGAGCAGGAAGTTACGGGCATAGCCATCCTTGACCTTGACGGTTTCGCCCATCTGGCCGAGGCGGCCAATGCGTTCCAGAAGAATGACTTCCATTGGAGTTTCCTTTCGAGTTTCTGATCGGGTTTACTGACTGTCGGCGCCAGGCATTTTCGAAACCGGCGCGCCGCGCGAAGTGTCGAAAAGTCCGAGAACCATGAAGATGAAAAGCAGGAATGCGAAAAGTATGATCGCAAAGTAGGCAAGCCACAGCGCCACCGGGCGCCAGACCTTGCCGCGTGTGCGAAAATGCATGATGGCAAGACCTGACATCATGAAGCCTGCGCTGAGAGCGCCGGCGATGACGGTCGCAATCAATCCGGGCGCCGCCGGGAAGAAATGCGACCGCAAGAGCGACCGCGAAGACAAGCAAAGCCGGGCGCGGCATGCGCAGCGTCGCGGGCCAGTCGTCACGCGGACGGCGCAGGCGACCCGACATCGAGATCAGGCGCTGCGCCAGATAAAGATTGCCAACGAGAATAGCGAGGCAGGTTGCCGGCTGGATTGCAGGCAAGACGACCATCAGGAGCGCGGTCACATTGTCCCGAATGTCTTCGCTGGCCGTGAACTGGGGATCGGCTTCCGCAAGTTGGTCGATAAGGGTGCTAGCGAGTTCGCGCGCCATGTCCGGGCCGAACCCAAGAATGGCGCCGATGACGATGAAGCTGAGCGCCACCATCAGGGCAAGGCGGAAGATGATGTCCGACAGCGGATACCAGACCAGAATATCCTTCGGTCCGCCGAGTTCTTCCGCTGGCCGTGCGAGGCCGGAAAGATACGCTCCCGTCGCCGCAGGTACGAAGCTCGTCAACGCCATCAGGAGTGCTGCGATCGGAACAGCGACTACGCCGACGGCAACCGTGGCGGTGGCGGCGGCAACGATACCGGCGCTCGACCCCCAGCCAAGGGCAACGACGAAGATGGGAAGCGGTGTCAGGAAATAGAGAACCATGGCCATGGCGGCGGCCATCGCGCCACCTTGCATGATGACGCCGGACGACATCAAGGCCGAGGCAAGCCCCGCCAATATGCCGATACCGATAATGGTTCCATTGAATTTCATCAGTTTCGCTGTCCTGCTCCGGTCTGGCCGGTTCGTGCAGTTAGAGGACCCTGCCCCAACTCGGGTTTTTGGTACATCCGCTACGCCCATCGCAACGGAGGAAACGGGAGGAGGCGAACCACCTCCCGAATTCGTGTTCTTACTTCACAACGTAAGGCAGCAGGCCGAGGAAACGGGCGCGCTTGATCGCCTTGGCGAGTTCACGCTGCTTCTTCTGGCTGACGGCCGTAATACGGGAAGGAACGATCTTGCCGCGTTCGGAAATGTAACGCTGCAGAAGCTTGATGTCCTTGTAGTCGATCTTCGGTGCGTTTGCGCCGGAGAACGGGCACGTCTTGCGACGGCGATGGAAAGGACGACGGGTCGGGATCTGATTGATATCAACCATGATTATGCTCCTTCACCAACTTCGTTGTCGCGCGGGCGACGCGGGCCGCGATCACCGCGATCGCCACGGTCGAAACCACCTTCACGGCGGCGCGGACGATCATCACCATCGCGTTCGCGACGGTCGTCACGGCGGGTGAGCATGGCCGACTGGCCTTCTTCATGTTCGTCAACGCGAACGGTGAGGAAACGAAGAACGTCTTCGTTGATACGCATCTGGCGTTCCATTTCGGCAACGGCTGCAGCCGGAGCGTCGATGTTCACGAGCGTGTAATACGCCTTGCGATTCTTCTTGATGCGGTAGGTGAGGGGACGCAGACCCCAGCTTTCGACCTTACCGACCTTGCCGCCATTAGCTTCGAGGACACCCTTGTACTGTTCGACGAGAGCGTCGACCTGCTGCTGGGAAATGTCCTGGCGGGCAAGAAGCACATGTTCATAAAGAGCCATTGGCTTTGCCTTTCTTCTGTTACAACATGCTAACACCAGCGGCTAAGCCTCTGCGACTTCTCTTGATCCGGCAGGCCGGAGAAGAAAGGACGCGCAACTTGAGACGGTCGAGAGCGGAGACACGGGAGGCAGAAGCGCTTATGACTTCTACGGACAATAGCGCAATTAATTGCACTGTTTGACCGGCCCTCCGTTCAGCCCCCAGCTGGTGCCGAGCAATGAACGGGCGGCTATTACGTGTTTTTCCCCGGCTTTGCAAGGCGCAAACGACACAAAAACCGGGAAATACTTGACTTTGCTGCCCGCGCTGGGGCACATCGCGCCAAATTGTGCAATTAATTGCAAAGATGAAAGAGGTTTTCATGGCGGTAGCATTCACTTTTCCCGGGCAGGGCAGCCAGGCTGTAGGCATGGGCAAGGCTCTGGCAGAGCAGTTTGCAGAAGCGCGTGCTGTTTTCGAGGAAGTGGACGCGGCACTGGGCGAAAAGCTTTCCGCTACCATGTTCGAGGGACCGGAAGACGTACTGACGCTGACCGCTAATGCCCAGCCTGCGCTGATGGCGGTCTCGATGGCCGTGCTGCGGGTCATGGAAGCGCGCGGCTTTTCCCTGAAGGATAAGGTTTCCTACGTCGCCGGGCATTCGCTTGGTGAATATTCCGCGCTTTGCGCGGCAGGAACATTCTCGCTTGCCGATACGGCACGTCTCCTGCGCATCCGAGGCAACGCGATGCAGAAAGCCGTTCCCGTCGGCGAAGGCGCCATGGCGGCCATCATCGGTCTGGAGCATGGCGACGTGGAAGCTGTCTGTGCAGAAGCAAAATCCTCGGGCTCGGTCCAGATCGCCAATGACAATGGCGGTGGTCAGCTCGTTATTTCCGGCTCCAAGGCTGCGGTCGAACTGGCTGCCGGGCTGGCGTCCGAAAAAGGTGCCAAGCGCGCCATCATGCTGCCGGTGTCCGCGCCCTTCCATTCGACTTTGATGGGGCCTGCCGCTGACGCCATGCGCGAAGCGCTCGCTTCGGTCGAAAAGCACAATCCAATCGTTCCGCTTATCGCCAATGTGCGCGCAGCGCCCGCCACCGATGCCAACGAGATTGCCGATCTACTCGTCGAGCAGGTCACGGGTCAGGTGCGCTGGCGTGAAACTGTCGAATGGTTTGCGACCAATGGCGTCACCACGCTTTATGAAGTAGGTTCGGGCAAGGTTCTGACCGGTCTGGCGCGCCGCATCTCGAAGGATGTGGCTGGCGTGGCTGTCGGTTCGGCTGAAGAAATCGAAGCGGCGCTCGCCGCCCTCAACGCTTAAAAGGGACTTCGCATGTTTGATCTGACTGGCCGCAAGGCTCTGGTAACCGGCGCAACCGGCGGCCTCGGTGAAGCGATTGCCCGCGCACTTCATGCGCAGGGCGCAATCGTGGGCTTGCATGGCACGCGTGAGGAAAAGCTGAAAGAACTTGCCGCTGAACTTGGCGACCGCACCTTCATCTTTCCGGCCAATCTTTCCGACCGCGAAGCTGTAAAGGCCCTCGGCCAGAAGGCCGAAGAGGAGATGGGCGGCGTCGACATTCTGGTCAACAATGCCGGGATTACCCGCGACGGGCTCTTCGTTCGCATGAGCGACGAGGACTGGGATGCCGTGTTGAACGTCAACCTGACGTCCGTCTTCAACCTGACGCGCGAACTGACCCATCCCATGATGCGCCGCCGCAATGGCCGCATCATCAACATCACCTCCATCGTTGGCGTCACCGGTAACCCCGGCCAGGCGAATTACTGTGCATCGAAGGCAGGGCTGATCGGCTTCTCCAAGTCGCTGGCGCAGGAAATCGCAAGCCGCAATGTTACAGTGAACTGCATCGCTCCGGGCTTCATCGAATCGGCCATGACCGACAAGCTGAACGAAAAGCAGAAGGATGCGATCATGAGCAATATCCCCATGAAGCGCATGGGCGTTGGGGGCGATATTGCTGCTGCCGTCGTCTATCTGGCAAGCGATGAGGCAGCTTATGTGACCGGCCAGACCCTGCACGTCAATGGTGGCATGGCCATGATCTAACCCTCCTTCTCCCCTCGATTATGGTATAAAATGCCTTAATACGGGGGGTGGAGAAGGAAAAGGCGCTTTGCCTTGCTCAAGAAGCATGGTAATGCGCCCATCGAGAATTGCGGCATTCTGAGTAGAAGCGCTGCGATCCTGTTCCGAAAGGAATATCCACAGGATGACTGTCCGGGCGGCTTCGCTCGAAACTTGGCAGACATCTTATAACTTGATTACAATCCTGCATGCCGCTAACCAAGGCAGAGCAACAAACACACAGGTCGAGGTTCCGACATGAGCGATACCGCAGAGCGCGTCAAGAAAATCGTTGTTGAACATCTGGGCGTAGATGCCGACAAGGTCACGGAAGGCGCAAGCTTCATCGATGACCTCGGCGCAGACAGCCTCGACACGGTCGAGCTGGTCATGGCTTTCGAAGAAGAATTCGGCGTTGAAATTCCTGACGACGCTGCCGAAACGATCCTCACGGTCGGCGACGCTGTGAAGTTCATCGACAAGGCTTCTGCCTAATCTGAACTTGAGCATTGGGCTGGGGTTCTCGCGAATCCCGGCCCTGCTTGTCTTTGGCTGTTTCTTTCGTATTCACGGTCGAAACGCACATGCACAAAGGTCCGTTCGAGGCCTGTTGTGAATCTGTCCGAACGCTGGTCGAGAACGCGTTCGATATGGCAGGCTCCGGTATTAACAATTGGAGCACCATCCCTTTCAGTCAGGCCCGGACATATGTTCTGCCGGTTAAAGCCTGCGGGGCGCGGTGCTTGTGACATAACAGAATTTTAAGGGGTGGATATGAGGCGTGTCGTCATCACCGGTCTTGGTCTGGTGTCGCCGCTTGCCAGCGGTGTCGAAGAGACCTGGAAGCGTCTTATTGCCGGTGAAAGCGGTGCTCGCCGCATCACGGAATTTGAAGTTGATGATCTGGCCTGCCAGATTGCCTGCCGCGTCCCGGTTGGCGATGGCACCAATGGCACCTTCAATGCCGACCTCCATATGGAGCCGAAGGAACAGCGCAAGGTTGATCCTTTCATCGTTTATGCCGTCGGCGCTGCCGATCAGGCGCTGGACGACGCCAACTGGCATCCAGAAAGCGACGAAGACCAGGTTCGCACCGGCGTTCTTATCGGTTCCGGCATCGGCGGCATCGAAGGCATCGTCGAAGCGGGCTATACGCTGCGCGACAAGGGTCCGCGACGCATCTCGCCATTCTTTATTCCCGGCCGTCTGATCAATCTGGCTTCCGGCCATGTTTCCATCAAGCACAAGCTGCGCGGCCCGAACCACGCGGTCGTCACCGCCTGCTCGACCGGCGCGCACGCCATTGGCGACGCTGCCCGCCTGATCGCTTTCGGCGATGCGGATGTGATGGTCGCTGGCGGTACGGAATCCCCGGTAAGCCGCATCTCGCTTGCAGGCTTCGCTGCCTGCAAGGCGCTCTCCACGAAGCGCAACGATGACCCGACCGCGGCATCGCGTCCTTATGATGAAGACCGCGACGGCTTTGTCATGGGTGAAGGTGCGGGCGTTGTGGTTCTTGAGGAGCTTGAACACGCTTTGGCGCGCGGCGCGAAGATCTATGCCGAAGTCATCGGTTATGGTCTTTCCGGCGATGCTTACCACATCACCGCTCCAAGCGAGAACGGCGAGGGTGCGCAGCGCTGCATGGAAATGGCCATCAAGCGCGCCGGAATCACGCCGGACCAGATCGACTACATCAATGCGCATGGCACTTCGACCATGGCCGATACCATCGAACTGGGCGCTGTCGAGCGCGTGGTTGGCGACGCCGCGTCGAAAGTTTCGATGTCTTCGACCAAGTCGTCCATCGGTCACCTGCTGGGTGCTGCTGGTGCTGCCGAGGCGATTTTCTCGACGCTTGCCATCCGCGATAACATCGCGCCTGCGACGCTCAATCTGGACAATCCTGCGGTC from Brucella intermedia LMG 3301 harbors:
- the fabD gene encoding ACP S-malonyltransferase, yielding MAVAFTFPGQGSQAVGMGKALAEQFAEARAVFEEVDAALGEKLSATMFEGPEDVLTLTANAQPALMAVSMAVLRVMEARGFSLKDKVSYVAGHSLGEYSALCAAGTFSLADTARLLRIRGNAMQKAVPVGEGAMAAIIGLEHGDVEAVCAEAKSSGSVQIANDNGGGQLVISGSKAAVELAAGLASEKGAKRAIMLPVSAPFHSTLMGPAADAMREALASVEKHNPIVPLIANVRAAPATDANEIADLLVEQVTGQVRWRETVEWFATNGVTTLYEVGSGKVLTGLARRISKDVAGVAVGSAEEIEAALAALNA
- the fabG gene encoding 3-oxoacyl-[acyl-carrier-protein] reductase; protein product: MFDLTGRKALVTGATGGLGEAIARALHAQGAIVGLHGTREEKLKELAAELGDRTFIFPANLSDREAVKALGQKAEEEMGGVDILVNNAGITRDGLFVRMSDEDWDAVLNVNLTSVFNLTRELTHPMMRRRNGRIINITSIVGVTGNPGQANYCASKAGLIGFSKSLAQEIASRNVTVNCIAPGFIESAMTDKLNEKQKDAIMSNIPMKRMGVGGDIAAAVVYLASDEAAYVTGQTLHVNGGMAMI
- a CDS encoding acyl carrier protein is translated as MSDTAERVKKIVVEHLGVDADKVTEGASFIDDLGADSLDTVELVMAFEEEFGVEIPDDAAETILTVGDAVKFIDKASA
- the fabF gene encoding beta-ketoacyl-ACP synthase II is translated as MRRVVITGLGLVSPLASGVEETWKRLIAGESGARRITEFEVDDLACQIACRVPVGDGTNGTFNADLHMEPKEQRKVDPFIVYAVGAADQALDDANWHPESDEDQVRTGVLIGSGIGGIEGIVEAGYTLRDKGPRRISPFFIPGRLINLASGHVSIKHKLRGPNHAVVTACSTGAHAIGDAARLIAFGDADVMVAGGTESPVSRISLAGFAACKALSTKRNDDPTAASRPYDEDRDGFVMGEGAGVVVLEELEHALARGAKIYAEVIGYGLSGDAYHITAPSENGEGAQRCMEMAIKRAGITPDQIDYINAHGTSTMADTIELGAVERVVGDAASKVSMSSTKSSIGHLLGAAGAAEAIFSTLAIRDNIAPATLNLDNPAVSTKIDLVPHKARERKIDVALSNSFGFGGTNASLILRRYS